Proteins encoded within one genomic window of Pseudomonas cannabina:
- the fliP gene encoding flagellar type III secretion system pore protein FliP (The bacterial flagellar biogenesis protein FliP forms a type III secretion system (T3SS)-type pore required for flagellar assembly.) gives MGALRFLIPLLLVMVAPSVLAADPLSIPAITLSNGADGQQEYSVSLQILLIMTALSFIPAFVMLMTSFTRIIIVFSILRQALGLQQTPSNQILTGMALFLTMFIMAPVFDRVNQDALQPYLAEKLTAQDAVAKAQVPIKDFMLAQTRTSDLELFMRLSKRTDIPTPDAAPLTILVPAFVISELKTAFQIGFMIFIPFLIIDLVVASVLMAMGMMMLSPLIISLPFKIMLFVLVDGWALIVGTLAGSFGGV, from the coding sequence ATGGGCGCCTTGCGTTTCCTGATACCGCTGTTGCTGGTCATGGTGGCGCCATCTGTTCTGGCGGCCGATCCGCTGTCGATACCGGCAATCACGCTGTCCAATGGCGCGGATGGTCAGCAGGAGTATTCGGTCAGCCTGCAAATCCTGCTGATCATGACGGCGCTGAGTTTCATCCCGGCGTTCGTCATGCTGATGACCAGCTTCACTCGGATCATCATTGTGTTCTCGATTCTGCGTCAGGCCCTGGGCTTGCAGCAGACACCGTCGAACCAGATCCTGACCGGCATGGCGCTGTTTCTGACCATGTTCATCATGGCGCCGGTTTTCGACCGGGTGAATCAGGACGCCTTGCAGCCTTATCTGGCGGAAAAACTTACGGCGCAGGATGCGGTTGCCAAAGCGCAGGTGCCCATCAAGGATTTCATGCTGGCGCAGACGCGTACCAGTGATCTCGAGCTGTTCATGCGCCTGTCCAAGCGTACCGATATTCCGACGCCGGATGCCGCGCCGTTGACTATTCTGGTGCCGGCGTTCGTGATTTCCGAACTCAAGACGGCGTTTCAGATCGGCTTCATGATCTTCATTCCATTCCTGATCATCGATCTGGTGGTCGCCAGTGTGCTGATGGCCATGGGCATGATGATGCTGTCGCCGCTGATTATCTCCCTGCCGTTCAAGATCATGCTGTTTGTGCTGGTGGATGGCTGGGCGCTGATTGTCGGCACCCTGGCTGGCAGTTTTGGTGGCGTATGA
- the fliN gene encoding flagellar motor switch protein FliN → MADENDMTSAEDQALADEWAAALGEAGDGGQADIDALLAADAGNSGSRLAMEEFGSVPKSTGPVTLDGPNLDVILDIPVSISMEVGSTDINIRNLLQLNQGSVIELDRLAGEPLDVLVNGTLIAHGEVVVVNEKFGIRLTDVISPSERIKKLR, encoded by the coding sequence ATGGCTGATGAAAACGATATGACGTCTGCTGAAGATCAGGCACTGGCCGATGAATGGGCAGCTGCACTGGGCGAGGCCGGTGACGGCGGGCAAGCGGACATTGATGCGTTGCTGGCTGCGGACGCGGGCAATTCGGGCAGCCGTCTGGCGATGGAAGAATTCGGCAGCGTGCCGAAGAGCACCGGCCCGGTGACGCTGGATGGTCCGAACCTGGACGTGATTCTGGATATTCCGGTGTCGATCTCCATGGAAGTGGGCAGCACTGACATCAACATTCGTAACCTGTTGCAGCTTAACCAGGGGTCGGTGATCGAGCTGGACCGTCTGGCCGGCGAGCCGCTGGACGTGCTGGTCAATGGCACGCTCATCGCCCATGGCGAAGTGGTGGTGGTCAATGAGAAGTTCGGCATCCGTCTCACCGACGTGATCAGCCCGAGCGAACGCATCAAGAAGCTGCGCTGA
- a CDS encoding flagellar biosynthetic protein FliQ: protein MTPEVAVDLFREALWLTTVLVAILVVPSLLCGLLVAMFQAATQINEQTLSFLPRLLVMLVTLIAIGPWLLKIFMEYMLALYTSIPTLIG from the coding sequence ATGACGCCGGAAGTAGCCGTCGATCTGTTTCGCGAAGCGCTGTGGCTGACCACCGTGCTGGTCGCCATTCTCGTGGTGCCGAGCCTGTTGTGCGGTCTGCTGGTGGCGATGTTTCAGGCTGCCACCCAGATCAACGAACAGACATTGAGCTTTCTGCCTCGCCTGCTGGTGATGCTGGTGACCTTGATCGCTATCGGCCCGTGGCTGCTGAAAATATTCATGGAATACATGCTGGCGCTGTACACCAGTATTCCGACGCTGATCGGCTAG
- the flhF gene encoding flagellar biosynthesis protein FlhF gives MQVKRFFAADMRQAMKLVRDELGAEAAIIGNRRIAGGVELTAALDYKLSALAPRVPNMELEDELRKTQSRIVSAQAELNNRSDSDTSVNLQLFSGKTGSAADTHIEPTLEEPPRPFAYAPAPAAEPAGGQRAFDSMRSELNGLRELLEVQLGSLAWNQLQGSRPQQANLWRRLQRVGLSGPLSRDLLSMIPDIDEPRQAWRMLLAHLARMIAVPDVEPLEEGGVIAMVGPAGMGKTTTLAKLAARYVLKYGPQNIALVSMDSFRIGAQEQLKTLGRILNVPVTHIDPGQSLVQALEPLLRKRVVLIDTAGLQASDPALRMQLESLAGRGIKSRNYLVLATTSQKQVLTAAYHSYKRCGLAGCILTKLDETASLGEVLSLAISHELPVAYLTDGPRIPDDLHIPRRHQLVSRAVSVQMHDEPSEEAMADMFADLYHTPGKRVG, from the coding sequence ATGCAAGTTAAGCGATTTTTCGCCGCCGATATGCGTCAAGCCATGAAACTGGTTCGCGATGAGCTGGGCGCTGAAGCGGCCATCATCGGTAACCGGCGGATTGCCGGTGGCGTAGAGCTGACTGCTGCTTTGGATTACAAGCTGTCTGCCCTGGCCCCGCGCGTACCGAACATGGAGCTTGAAGATGAACTGCGCAAAACCCAGTCGCGCATCGTCTCCGCTCAGGCTGAATTGAACAATCGCAGCGACAGTGATACCTCGGTCAACCTTCAGCTGTTTTCCGGCAAGACCGGCAGCGCTGCCGACACGCACATTGAACCGACGCTCGAAGAGCCGCCACGCCCGTTTGCCTACGCGCCGGCACCTGCCGCAGAGCCTGCTGGCGGCCAGCGCGCCTTTGACTCGATGCGTTCGGAACTGAATGGCCTGCGCGAGCTGCTGGAAGTCCAGCTCGGCTCCCTGGCCTGGAATCAGCTGCAGGGCAGCCGCCCGCAGCAGGCCAACCTGTGGCGCCGTCTGCAACGTGTCGGTCTGTCCGGCCCGTTGTCCCGCGATCTGCTGTCGATGATTCCGGATATCGACGAGCCCCGTCAGGCCTGGCGCATGTTGCTGGCGCACCTGGCGCGGATGATCGCAGTGCCTGACGTCGAGCCACTGGAAGAGGGCGGTGTGATTGCCATGGTCGGCCCGGCTGGCATGGGCAAGACCACCACGCTGGCCAAGCTCGCCGCACGCTACGTGCTCAAGTACGGCCCGCAGAACATCGCGCTGGTCAGCATGGACAGTTTTCGTATCGGTGCTCAGGAGCAGCTCAAGACCTTGGGCCGCATCCTCAACGTGCCGGTCACTCATATCGATCCTGGCCAGTCGCTGGTTCAGGCGTTGGAGCCACTGCTGCGCAAGCGTGTGGTGCTGATTGACACCGCCGGGCTGCAAGCCAGCGATCCGGCGTTGCGCATGCAACTGGAAAGTCTCGCTGGTCGTGGCATCAAGTCGCGTAACTATCTGGTGCTGGCCACTACCAGCCAGAAGCAGGTCCTGACGGCGGCCTATCACAGTTACAAACGTTGCGGTCTGGCGGGGTGCATTTTGACCAAGCTCGATGAAACAGCCAGCCTCGGCGAAGTCCTGAGCCTGGCAATCAGTCACGAATTGCCAGTGGCCTACCTCACGGACGGCCCACGTATTCCTGATGATCTGCACATTCCACGGCGTCATCAGTTGGTCAGTCGTGCCGTGAGTGTGCAGATGCATGATGAGCCTAGCGAGGAAGCGATGGCTGATATGTTTGCTGACCTCTATCACACCCCTGGCAAGAGAGTGGGTTAA
- the fliO gene encoding flagellar biosynthetic protein FliO: protein MKRWLSVLLTLPSLAWAAEPAAQAAPAQVATTVSGGMGGQLVQLLFGLILVVGLIFVLAWLMRRVQRIGPNNGQVIELVSTRALGPRDRLVLVQIGNEQVLLGITPGRITPLHVLKEPVSVPVREQATPEFAQRLMELMGKDKDKK from the coding sequence ATGAAGCGCTGGCTGAGTGTTCTGTTGACCCTGCCGTCGTTGGCCTGGGCCGCCGAGCCTGCTGCCCAGGCGGCACCTGCGCAAGTGGCAACTACCGTGTCCGGCGGGATGGGCGGCCAATTAGTGCAATTGCTGTTCGGTCTGATACTGGTGGTCGGCCTGATTTTCGTGCTGGCCTGGCTGATGCGCCGCGTGCAGCGTATTGGTCCGAACAACGGTCAGGTTATCGAACTGGTGAGCACGCGTGCCCTTGGGCCGCGCGATCGACTGGTGCTGGTGCAAATCGGCAACGAACAGGTATTACTGGGTATTACGCCGGGTCGAATCACGCCCTTGCATGTACTCAAGGAGCCGGTGAGTGTGCCGGTGCGTGAACAGGCGACGCCTGAATTCGCTCAGCGTCTGATGGAGCTGATGGGCAAGGATAAGGACAAGAAGTAA
- the flhA gene encoding flagellar biosynthesis protein FlhA, translating to MDRSQLLSSARSNISGLGRGQLGVPLLLLIMLAMMMLPMPPFLLDVLFTFNIALSIVVLLVCVYALRPLDFSVFPTILLVATLLRLALNVASTRVVMLHGQDGHAAAGKVIQAFGEVVIGGNYVVGIVVFAILMIINFVVITKGAGRISEVSARFTLDAMPGKQMAIDADLNAGLIDQPEAKRRRAEVAQEAEFYGSMDGASKFVRGDAIAGLLILFINLIGGMLVGIFQHNMSFADAGRVYTLLTIGDGLVAQLPSLLLSTAAAIMVTRASGSEDMGKMINRQMFASPKALGVSAAIMIVMGLVPGMPHFSFISLGLVAAGGAYLLWKKENQVKVEAIAEVQRQQDLLPSPTRVQDSKELGWDDVTPIDIIGLEVGYRLIPLVDRNQGGQLLARIKGVRKKLSQELGFLMPTVHIRDNLDLAPSAYRLTLMGVILAEAEIYPDRELAINPGQVFGTLNGITARDPAFGLEAVWIEISQRSQAQSLGYTVVDASTVVATHLNQILYKHSHELIGHEEVQQLMQLLAKSSPKLAEELVPGVLSLSSLLNVLQALLAEHVPVRDIRSIAESIANNAGKSQDTAALVAAVRVGLSRAIVQSIVGVEPELPVITLEPRLEQILLNSLQKAGQGQEEGVLLEPSMAEKLQRSLIEAAQRQEMQGLPVILLVAGPVRAMLSRFGRLAVPNMHVLAYQEIPDNKQVTIVATVGPNG from the coding sequence GTGGATCGCTCTCAATTACTCAGTAGCGCACGCAGCAATATCTCTGGCCTGGGTCGTGGTCAGTTGGGCGTTCCGTTGTTGTTGCTGATCATGCTGGCAATGATGATGTTGCCCATGCCGCCGTTCCTGCTGGACGTGCTGTTCACGTTCAACATCGCACTTTCGATCGTCGTGCTGCTGGTCTGCGTCTACGCACTGCGGCCGCTGGATTTCTCGGTGTTCCCGACCATTCTGCTGGTCGCCACGTTGCTGCGTCTGGCGCTGAACGTCGCTTCCACCCGGGTGGTCATGCTTCACGGTCAGGACGGTCACGCGGCGGCGGGCAAGGTGATTCAGGCTTTCGGTGAAGTGGTCATCGGCGGCAACTATGTGGTCGGTATCGTGGTGTTCGCGATCCTCATGATCATCAACTTCGTGGTGATCACCAAAGGTGCCGGTCGTATTTCCGAGGTGAGCGCGCGCTTTACCCTCGACGCGATGCCCGGCAAGCAAATGGCCATCGACGCCGACCTCAACGCCGGTCTTATCGATCAGCCGGAGGCCAAGCGCCGTCGTGCAGAAGTCGCCCAGGAAGCCGAGTTCTACGGTTCCATGGACGGTGCCAGCAAGTTCGTGCGCGGCGATGCGATTGCCGGCCTGTTGATTCTGTTCATCAACCTGATCGGCGGCATGCTGGTCGGCATCTTCCAGCACAACATGAGCTTCGCCGATGCCGGTCGCGTCTACACCCTGTTGACCATCGGTGACGGTTTGGTGGCGCAGTTGCCATCACTGCTGCTGTCCACCGCGGCCGCGATCATGGTGACCCGTGCTTCCGGTTCGGAAGACATGGGCAAGATGATCAATCGTCAGATGTTTGCCTCGCCGAAGGCGCTGGGTGTTTCTGCGGCAATCATGATCGTCATGGGGCTGGTGCCAGGCATGCCGCACTTTTCCTTCATCAGTCTCGGGCTGGTGGCCGCTGGCGGCGCCTACCTGTTGTGGAAGAAAGAAAATCAGGTCAAGGTCGAAGCCATTGCCGAAGTGCAGCGTCAGCAAGACCTGCTGCCGTCTCCGACCCGCGTTCAGGATTCCAAAGAGCTGGGCTGGGACGACGTGACCCCGATCGACATCATCGGCCTGGAAGTGGGTTATCGCCTGATTCCGCTGGTGGACCGCAATCAGGGTGGTCAATTGCTCGCGCGTATCAAGGGCGTGCGCAAGAAGCTCTCTCAGGAGCTTGGCTTCCTGATGCCGACCGTGCACATCCGCGACAATCTCGATCTGGCCCCCAGTGCCTATCGCTTGACGCTGATGGGTGTGATCCTCGCCGAGGCCGAGATTTATCCGGATCGCGAGCTGGCGATCAATCCCGGGCAAGTCTTTGGCACGCTGAACGGCATCACCGCCAGAGACCCGGCGTTTGGCCTCGAAGCGGTCTGGATCGAAATCAGCCAGCGCAGCCAGGCGCAGTCGCTGGGCTACACGGTGGTGGACGCCAGCACTGTGGTCGCGACGCACCTCAACCAGATTCTGTACAAGCACTCCCATGAGCTGATCGGCCATGAGGAAGTCCAGCAGTTGATGCAATTGCTGGCCAAAAGCTCGCCCAAGCTCGCTGAAGAGCTGGTTCCAGGTGTGTTGTCGCTGTCGTCGCTGCTCAATGTGCTGCAGGCGCTGCTGGCCGAACACGTGCCGGTGCGTGATATCCGCAGCATCGCAGAGTCCATCGCTAACAACGCCGGAAAGAGTCAAGATACCGCCGCGCTGGTCGCGGCAGTGCGGGTCGGTTTGAGCCGCGCAATCGTCCAAAGCATTGTAGGCGTTGAGCCGGAGCTGCCTGTTATCACTCTGGAGCCAAGGTTGGAACAGATATTGCTCAATAGTCTACAGAAGGCTGGTCAGGGTCAGGAAGAAGGCGTTTTGCTTGAGCCGAGCATGGCTGAAAAGCTCCAGCGTTCGTTGATCGAGGCCGCCCAGCGTCAAGAGATGCAAGGGTTGCCGGTGATTCTTCTGGTAGCAGGTCCGGTCCGGGCGATGCTGTCACGATTTGGACGGTTGGCTGTACCGAACATGCATGTGCTGGCGTATCAGGAAATACCGGACAACAAGCAAGTAACCATCGTAGCGACTGTCGGGCCAAACGGCTGA
- the fliR gene encoding flagellar biosynthetic protein FliR: MQSMLALTDTQISTWVAAFMLPLFRIISLLMTMPIIGTTLVPRRVRLYLAVAITVVVAPALPNMPPVQALDLSALLLIGEQIIIGAGMGLSLQLFFHIFVIAGQIISTQMGMGFASMVDPTNGVSSATIGQFFTMLVTLLFLSMNGHLVVLEILVESFTTMPVGSGLLVNNFWELANGLGWVLSSGLRLVLPAITALLIINIAFGVMTRAAPQLNIFSIGFPLTLVMGMVILWLTIGDILNQYQPIASQALQALRDMVRAR; encoded by the coding sequence ATGCAGTCGATGCTCGCGCTGACCGATACCCAGATCAGTACCTGGGTAGCGGCCTTCATGTTGCCGCTTTTTCGGATCATTTCGCTGCTGATGACCATGCCGATCATCGGTACTACGCTGGTGCCACGTCGGGTGCGTTTGTACCTGGCGGTTGCGATCACCGTCGTGGTCGCACCGGCGTTGCCGAACATGCCACCGGTCCAGGCGCTGGATCTGAGTGCGTTGCTGCTGATCGGCGAGCAGATCATCATCGGTGCCGGGATGGGGCTGTCGTTGCAGTTGTTCTTCCATATCTTCGTGATTGCCGGGCAGATCATCTCGACACAGATGGGCATGGGTTTCGCGTCCATGGTCGACCCCACCAACGGCGTGTCTTCCGCGACAATCGGTCAGTTCTTCACCATGCTGGTCACGCTGCTGTTCTTGTCCATGAACGGCCATCTGGTGGTGCTGGAAATTCTTGTCGAGAGCTTTACCACGATGCCGGTCGGCAGTGGTCTGCTGGTCAATAATTTCTGGGAGCTGGCGAACGGGCTGGGCTGGGTGTTGAGTTCCGGGCTGCGGCTGGTGCTGCCTGCGATCACGGCGTTGCTGATCATCAACATCGCCTTTGGCGTTATGACTCGCGCCGCGCCGCAGCTCAACATCTTCTCGATCGGTTTCCCGCTGACCCTGGTGATGGGCATGGTTATCCTGTGGCTGACCATCGGTGACATTCTCAATCAGTATCAGCCGATTGCCAGCCAGGCATTGCAGGCGTTACGCGATATGGTGAGGGCTCGTTGA
- the fliA gene encoding RNA polymerase sigma factor FliA, whose translation MTASGYQMYSKSSRNSQYELIERYAPLVKRIAYHLLARLPASVQVEDLIQAGMIGLLEVSTKYDSTKGASFETYAGIRIRGAMLDEVRKGDWAPRSVHRNTRMVSDAIRAIEAKTGRDAKDHEVAAELQLSLDDYYGILNDTLGSRLFSFDDLLQDGDHEGLHEDGASGSLEPSRDLEDERFQAALADAIANLPERERLVLALYYDEELNLKEIGEVLGVSESRVSQLHSQCAARLRGRLGEWRAR comes from the coding sequence ATGACTGCGAGCGGCTATCAGATGTACAGCAAGAGTTCTCGTAATTCGCAATACGAGTTGATCGAGCGGTATGCGCCGCTGGTCAAGCGTATCGCCTACCACCTGCTGGCGCGTTTGCCGGCCAGCGTGCAGGTGGAAGATCTGATTCAGGCCGGCATGATCGGTCTGCTTGAGGTCTCCACCAAATACGATTCCACCAAGGGTGCGAGTTTCGAGACCTACGCAGGCATTCGCATTCGTGGCGCGATGCTCGACGAAGTGCGCAAGGGTGACTGGGCGCCACGCTCGGTCCACCGCAATACACGCATGGTAAGTGACGCAATTCGCGCAATTGAAGCTAAAACCGGACGTGACGCTAAAGATCACGAGGTTGCGGCCGAACTCCAGTTGAGTCTTGATGATTATTACGGGATTTTGAATGATACCTTGGGCAGCCGCCTTTTCAGTTTCGACGACCTGCTGCAGGACGGCGATCATGAAGGGCTGCACGAGGATGGCGCGAGCGGTTCGCTCGAGCCGTCGCGCGACCTGGAAGACGAGCGCTTCCAGGCCGCGTTGGCCGATGCAATTGCCAATTTGCCGGAGCGTGAGCGTCTGGTGTTGGCGCTGTACTACGACGAAGAGCTGAACCTCAAGGAAATCGGAGAGGTTCTGGGTGTCAGCGAATCGCGAGTCAGTCAGTTACACAGCCAGTGCGCAGCTCGTTTGCGAGGGCGTTTGGGGGAGTGGCGAGCGCGTTGA
- the fleN gene encoding flagellar synthesis regulator FleN produces the protein MGSMHPVQVIAVTGGKGGVGKTNVSVNLSLALAELGRRVMLLDADLGLANVDVLLGLTPKRTLADVIEGRCELRDVLLQGPGGVRIVPAASGTQSMVHLSPAQHAGLIQAFSEIGDNLDVLVIDTAAGIGESVVSFVRAAQEVLLVVCDEPTSITDAYALIKLLNRDYGMNRFRVLANMAQSPQEGRNLFAKLTKVTDRFLDVALQYVGAVPYDECVRKAVQKQRAVYEAFPRSKCALAFKAIAQKVDTWPLPANPRGHLEFFVERLVHQTSAGPVQ, from the coding sequence ATGGGCAGCATGCATCCCGTACAGGTGATCGCGGTGACCGGCGGCAAAGGTGGCGTCGGTAAGACTAACGTGTCAGTGAACCTCTCACTGGCCCTCGCCGAGCTTGGCCGGCGCGTCATGCTGCTGGATGCCGATCTTGGTCTGGCCAATGTCGACGTTCTGCTCGGGCTGACACCCAAGCGCACGCTTGCCGATGTGATCGAGGGTCGCTGCGAATTGCGCGACGTTCTGTTGCAGGGCCCGGGTGGCGTTCGCATCGTGCCTGCCGCTTCCGGCACGCAGAGCATGGTGCATCTGTCCCCGGCCCAGCATGCCGGTCTGATCCAGGCGTTCAGCGAGATTGGCGACAACCTCGATGTGCTGGTGATCGACACGGCGGCCGGCATCGGTGAATCCGTGGTGAGCTTTGTGCGCGCTGCTCAGGAAGTCCTGCTGGTGGTGTGCGACGAGCCCACGTCGATCACCGATGCCTACGCCCTGATCAAGCTGCTCAATCGCGACTACGGGATGAACCGCTTCCGGGTGCTGGCCAACATGGCCCAGAGCCCGCAGGAAGGGCGCAACCTGTTCGCCAAGCTGACCAAGGTCACCGACCGTTTTCTTGACGTTGCCCTGCAGTATGTGGGCGCCGTGCCGTACGACGAATGCGTGCGCAAGGCCGTGCAGAAACAGCGTGCCGTCTATGAAGCATTCCCGCGTTCCAAATGTGCACTGGCGTTCAAGGCCATTGCCCAGAAGGTTGATACCTGGCCGTTGCCAGCCAACCCGCGGGGTCACCTCGAGTTCTTCGTCGAGCGACTCGTCCACCAGACCAGTGCGGGGCCTGTGCAATGA
- a CDS encoding protein phosphatase CheZ yields MDNTDSMADFESTLKRHAQELVTSLEKGRFGEAVQLIHELNQTRDRGLYQEVGKLTRELHSAIVNFQIDPHMPQAEEVSQITDATERLSYVVRLTENAANRTMDLVEESTPLMNGLSTDAKALSEDWGRFMRREIGAEEFRELAKRVDGFLTRTEKETHEVSTHLNDILLAQDYQDLTGQVIKRVTQLVTEVEGNLLKLVLMASHVDRFAGIEHDEESILAEKDPKKHLAKGEGPQIHADKREDVVSGQDDVDDLLSSLGF; encoded by the coding sequence ATGGATAACACTGATTCGATGGCCGACTTTGAGTCGACCCTAAAAAGACACGCGCAGGAACTCGTCACCAGCCTTGAAAAAGGCCGTTTCGGCGAAGCTGTGCAGCTGATCCATGAGCTCAACCAGACACGCGACCGCGGCCTTTATCAGGAAGTGGGCAAGCTGACTCGTGAGTTGCACAGTGCAATCGTCAATTTCCAGATCGATCCGCACATGCCTCAGGCCGAAGAGGTGTCGCAGATCACTGACGCCACCGAGCGCCTGTCGTATGTTGTACGGCTGACCGAGAATGCGGCCAACCGCACCATGGACCTGGTCGAGGAAAGCACGCCGCTCATGAACGGTCTGAGTACCGACGCCAAGGCGTTGAGCGAAGATTGGGGGCGTTTCATGCGCCGTGAAATCGGTGCCGAAGAATTTCGCGAACTCGCCAAGCGGGTCGATGGTTTTCTGACGCGTACCGAGAAGGAAACCCACGAAGTTTCCACCCACCTCAACGACATTCTGCTGGCCCAGGATTACCAGGACCTCACCGGTCAGGTCATCAAGCGTGTTACGCAACTGGTCACCGAAGTAGAAGGCAATTTGCTCAAACTGGTGCTCATGGCCAGTCATGTCGATCGCTTCGCTGGCATCGAACATGACGAAGAATCCATCCTTGCTGAAAAAGATCCTAAAAAACATCTCGCCAAGGGTGAAGGTCCGCAGATTCATGCCGATAAACGTGAAGACGTCGTATCCGGACAGGATGATGTAGACGATCTGCTATCGAGCCTCGGCTTCTAA
- a CDS encoding chemotaxis response regulator CheY, which translates to MKILIVDDFSTMRRIIKNLLRDLGFTNTSEADDGLTALPMLQSGAFDFLVTDWNMPGMSGIDLLRQVRADERLKSLPVLMVTAEAKREQIIEAAQAGVNGYVVKPFTAQALKEKIEKIFERVNS; encoded by the coding sequence ATGAAAATCCTCATCGTTGATGACTTCTCAACGATGCGGCGGATCATCAAGAACCTGTTGCGCGATCTGGGGTTTACCAACACGTCGGAAGCGGACGATGGTCTGACCGCATTGCCGATGCTGCAGAGCGGTGCTTTTGACTTTCTGGTGACGGACTGGAACATGCCTGGCATGTCCGGTATCGACCTGCTGCGTCAGGTGCGTGCGGATGAACGGCTGAAGAGCCTTCCCGTGCTGATGGTCACTGCCGAAGCCAAGCGTGAGCAGATCATCGAAGCTGCTCAGGCCGGGGTGAACGGTTATGTAGTCAAGCCATTCACGGCTCAAGCGCTGAAAGAGAAGATCGAAAAGATCTTTGAACGCGTCAATAGCTGA
- the flhB gene encoding flagellar biosynthesis protein FlhB → MAENENGQDKTEDPTEKKVKDSRADGQIARSKELTTLVVMLMGSGGLLIFGSDIAEMMSALMRDNFTITRETLMDQSYMGKALLSSGQHALVVVLPFLIAMLLAALVGPILLGGWLFTAKPLMPKFSRMNPAAGLKRMFAPSALVELLKSLGKFLIILAVALAVLNSERKDLIAIAHEPLEQAMIHSLIVVGWSSFWMACGLAFIAAVDVPFMLYQAHKKLLMTKQEVRDEHKNSDGNPEVKQRIRQLQREMSQRRMMASIPEADVIITNPTHFAVALKYDPEQGGAPMLLAKGSDLVALKIREIGAHNQILILESAALARSIYYSTELDQEIPAGLYLAVAQVLAYVYQIRQFHAGQGKRPDPLGDVKIPPDLQRDA, encoded by the coding sequence ATGGCAGAAAACGAGAATGGCCAGGACAAGACAGAAGACCCCACGGAAAAGAAGGTCAAGGACTCACGGGCCGATGGCCAGATTGCGCGCTCCAAGGAGCTGACCACGCTGGTGGTGATGTTGATGGGGTCGGGCGGGTTGCTGATTTTCGGTTCCGACATCGCTGAGATGATGTCCGCACTGATGCGCGACAATTTCACGATAACGCGTGAAACGCTGATGGATCAGTCCTATATGGGCAAAGCGCTGCTCAGCTCAGGCCAGCATGCGCTGGTGGTGGTGCTGCCGTTTCTGATAGCCATGCTGTTGGCTGCCCTGGTGGGGCCGATCCTGCTGGGCGGCTGGCTGTTTACAGCCAAGCCGTTGATGCCCAAGTTCAGTCGCATGAACCCGGCAGCCGGGCTCAAGCGTATGTTTGCGCCAAGCGCGTTGGTCGAACTGCTCAAGTCTCTCGGTAAATTCCTGATCATCCTGGCGGTTGCGCTGGCGGTGCTGAACAGCGAGCGCAAGGACCTGATCGCCATTGCCCACGAGCCGCTCGAACAGGCGATGATTCACAGCCTGATCGTGGTGGGCTGGAGCAGCTTCTGGATGGCCTGCGGTCTGGCGTTCATTGCGGCAGTGGACGTGCCGTTCATGCTCTACCAAGCGCACAAGAAACTGCTGATGACCAAGCAGGAAGTACGCGACGAACACAAAAACAGCGACGGTAATCCGGAGGTCAAGCAGCGCATTCGCCAGTTGCAACGTGAAATGTCTCAGCGGCGGATGATGGCCTCGATCCCCGAGGCCGATGTGATTATTACCAACCCGACACACTTCGCCGTGGCTTTGAAATACGATCCCGAGCAGGGCGGGGCGCCGATGCTGCTGGCCAAGGGGTCAGACCTTGTGGCCCTGAAGATTCGCGAGATTGGCGCGCACAACCAGATACTTATTCTGGAGTCGGCGGCGCTCGCTCGCTCCATCTACTACAGCACCGAGCTGGACCAGGAAATCCCCGCCGGACTTTATCTGGCCGTGGCCCAGGTGCTGGCCTACGTCTATCAGATCCGCCAGTTCCACGCCGGCCAGGGCAAACGCCCCGACCCCCTCGGCGACGTCAAAATCCCCCCGGACCTGCAGCGCGATGCGTAG